In the genome of Streptomyces violaceoruber, the window ACCCCGGCGTCCGCTGACCCGTGTGCCCGCCCTCGCGGCGCGCCGCTCCCTTCCCGCACCACCCCTGAAACCGGAAGAGAAGCTCCTCCATGCCCTCCACGTCCGTGGATCACCCCGCCGTGCCCGCGGCCGAGCCCGCCCCCGCGCCCGGGGCCGCCGGCCGGCTGCGGTCCAACCCGTGGCTGACCCTCCTCGCCGTCGCGTTCGGCCTGTTCATGGTCCAGCTCGACGGTTCCGTCGTCGCCATCGCCAACCCCGAGATCGGCAGCGACCTGCACGCGTCCACCGCCCAGCTCCAGTGGGTGACCAACGCCTACCTGCTGGCCCTCGCCGCCACCCTCATCCTGGGCGGCAAGCTCGGTGACCGCTTCGGCCGCCGCACCTACTACCTGGTGGGCGTCGCGGGCTTCACCCTCGCCTCGATCGCCATCGGACTGGCCGGTTCGATCGAGGGCGTCGTCGCCTTCCGCGCCCTCCAAGGCGCCTTCGGCGGACTGCTGATGCCCAACACCCTCGGGCTGCTCCGCTCCGTCTTCCCGCCGAAGAAGTTCGGGATGGCCGTCGGCATCTGGGCCATGGTCTCCGCCGTCGCCACGGCCCTCGGGCCCATCGTCGGCGGCCTCCTCGTGGAGCACGTCGACTGGGAGTCCGTCTTCTACGTCAACGCCCCCATCGGCGTCGCCGCCATCGCCTTCGGCGCCCTCGTCCTCCCGCAGAGCCGCAACGCCGCGGGCCGCGAGCGCTTCGACATACCCGGGCTCGTCCTGCTCGCCCTCGGCCTCCTGGCAGTCGTCTTCGGCGTCGTCAAGGGCGAGACCTGGGGCTGGACCTCCGCCGGCACCCTCGGCGCCGTGGCCGCCGGTCTCCTGCTCCTCCTCGTGTTCGGCCGGTACGAGACCCGCGTGGAGCACCCGCTGCTGCCGATGCGCCTGTTCCGCAGCCGCGCGCTGACCATCGGCGCGATCGTCACCGCGCTGAACTTCTTCGTGATGCTCGGCGTGATCTTCTTCGTCATGCTCTACCTGCAGAACGTGCGCGGCTTCACGCCGGTCGAGGCGGGCGTGCGCACGCTCCCGCTCAGCCTCGCCTCGCTGGTCGCCTCGCCGCTGGGCGCGGCCCTGACCCAGCGCTTCGGGCCGCGGTTGACCATGCCGCTGGGCATGCTGCTCCAGGCCGCCTCCTGCTTCGGCATGCTCACCTGGCAGACCGACTCCGCCTACGCCACGATATGGCCGCCGTTCATCGCGCTCGGCCTCGGCGTCGGCATGGTGATGGCCGCCTCCTCCGACGCCATCGTGGGCAACGCCCCCGTCCGGGACGGCGGGGTGGCGGGCGGTCTCCAGGCGACGACCCTGCAGATCGGCGGCGCGCTCGGCACGTCCGTGCTGGTCTCCCTGATCAGCGCCAAGGTGGGCGCCACCCTCACCGGTGAGCTGACCGGCGCGGGCGTGCCCCCGGCCGTGGCCCACGGTCTCCAGGAGGCCCGGGACGCCGTGGCCATGGGCGTGGCGCCCGTCTCCGGCGAGATGCCGGCCGGGCTGCGGGCAGCCGTGGTGGAGGGCAGCGGGCAGGCGTTCATGAACGGCGTGCACGTGGCCGTGGTCGTCACCGGCGTCCTCTGCGTGCTCGGTGCTGCCCTCGCGGCGGCCGGACTCAGGCCTCCCCGGCCGCGGCACGCGGAAGCACCGTGACCCGGTGGAAGTTGCACCCCGGCGGCGCCGACAGCGCCGTCGGCCCCGGTGGCCCCGGGGCGAGGTCGGCCGGGGGCCGGGACTGATGGGCCTTCAGGGCGATGCTCACCAGGCTCAACAGCAGATCCACGTCCGCGTCGCAGTCCAGGTGCACGGTGACCCAGCGGGAGCCGGGCACCAGACGGATGGCGGTGGAGCCGCCCAGGTCGTACCGGAAGCGCTGGATGGCCCGGTGGGTGAGGTGGAGGTCCACGTCCCGGTCCGAGTGGAAGTGGACGATCTCGTCGCGGACGGAGCACAGTGCCCGTCCGGTTCCGCAACTGGCCGGACCCGCCGAGAGGTCGGGCCAGGCTTGCAGCCGCTCGAAGGCGCGCTGGGCCGGAGTCATGGCCCTATCGTCGCCCGCTCACCGCTTCGCAACCAGAGGTTGAGCGATTTGTAACCGGCACGTGAGGTCGGCGGGAGCCCTGGTGCCCCCGCCGACCGTGTGCCGACGCGTGTCCCGACGCCACTCCCGGCGTGCGTCGTGGCGTGCGCCGGGGCGTGCTACGAGGTGTGCGTCAGGGTGCCACGCAGCCGATCGAGTCGACCGGGAAGTCATTGCCCGTCGAAGTGGCGGTGAAGCCGAAGGTCACGCTCCCGTCCGGTGGTACGACGCGGTTGTGGTCCACGTTGCGGACCGTGACCGTACCGTCGGAGCCGCTGGTCAGCGAACCGTTCCACACCCCGCCGAGCGTGGTCCCACCGCCCGGCTGCCACTGCACGGCCCAGCCGTTCAGCGGCTCGGTGCCGTGGTTCATCACCTCGACCGACCCCTGGAAGCCGCCGCTCCAGGAGTTCTCCACCGAGTACACGGCCATGCACGAGCCGGTGTGCGTGGGCGGGGTGGTCGGGTCCGTCGGGGTCGGTGTCGGGTCCGGGGTGCTTCCGGAACCGCGGATGCCGGTGACCTCTCCGTTGCCGCCGTCGAAGACGACGTCCGAGCAGGAGAAGAAGTTCTCCTGGCTGTCCGAACGCACCCACTGCATGAAGATCAACGCGTCGCCCGAGCGGCCCGAGGGCAGCGCGAGGTCCCAGTAGTAGTGGCCCCCGTCGGTGCCCGGCGAGCCCTGCTGGGGCGGGTTGGTCACCGTCTGGATCAGCTCCAGGTCGTCCCAGCCCAGCTCGGACGTGGGCGACCAGCCCGGCTTGGTCAGGTACACCCGGAAGTCCCCGGGGTGGGCCGCCCAGTTGCTGTATTCCACCGGGATCGTCGCACCCGACGTCAGGTGCGTGCGGGGCCAGTCCGAGCGGGCGGCGTTGTAGGCGGAGAAGTCGTACGGGGAACGGTCGCCGGCGCTGCACAGGGTGCCGTCCGGCACGTAACCGGCGCCGCGGCCCCCCGCGTTGGAGTCGAGCACGGCGAACCAGTTGTACAGGGCCGTCGCCCCGCTCTGGTCGAGGGCGGCCTGGCAGGCGGGGTTCGTCGGGTCGAGGGCGCCGGTGCCGGTCTTGGCGTCCAGCTGGCACAGGTAGGTGCGGGAGCCGGGCATCATCGCCACGCCGTGCGCCTCGGCCCGCCCCTGCCCGAGCAGAAGGGTCACGCCGAGCGAGCCGAGCAGGGTGGCCAGTACCGCCGCGAGGGTGAGGAGTCTGGTGCGTCGAACCATAGGGGCCTCCTGGTTCCGGTGCGTGAGTGGGCTGACAAGCGTCTGAATGAGTGTCTGAGCGGGTGTCTGAGCGGGTCGGGATGTCTGAGCGGGTGTCTGAGCGGGTCGGGACGGGTGTCTGAGCGGGTGTCTGAATGAGTGCCTGAGCGGCTGGATGATCAGTTCATGACAATGGTGGGGGCGTCCCGTGGAACCCCCGCCCGTCCGGGGCGGGCGCTTCGACCGGACGGGCGGGGAGGCGGGGCGGTTACACCGTGGTGCAGGCGGTGCCGTTCAGGCGGAAGCCGGTCGGCTCGGCGAACGCGCCGCCGTAGGTGCCCTGGAAGCCGAATGACAGGCTGCCGCCCGGTGCGATCCGGGCGTTGTGGCTCGCGCCGGTTGCCGTGACGGAGCCCGAGGAGGGCGTCAGGGACGCGTTCCAGGCGTTGGTGATCCGCTGGCCGGAGGGCAGGGTGAAGGCGAGTTGCCAGCCGTCGACGGGAGCCGTGCCCGTGTTGGTGACGGTGACGTCCGCGGTGAAGCCGTCCTGCCAGACGTTCGTGCCGTACGACACCGCACACGCGGACGGGCCGCCCGGGTCGCCGGGGTCGGTGCCGCCGGGGGTGCCGGTCTCGACGGTGGAGGAGAAGGAGTTCACGGCCAGTCCGGCGCCGTTCTGCCACGGCTCGAACCCCGCCTGAACGCTCGTCAGGTACCAGTCGTTCTCGGCGAGTCCGCGCGCGACGGTCGCCCGGACGAAGTCCATGACGTCGAAGCTCCAGCCGCTGATCGCCGACGGTGCCACGAACGACAGCACGTCGTTCGAGCCGTTGCCGCCGCTCCACACCTCCCAGGTCCGGCCGCCGACGGAGGCCGTGCCCACCGGTGAGCCGATGGGCTGGATCGGACCCACCCTGTTGAACCAGATCATGATCTCGGTCTGGTTCACCCCGTCGGTGCGGGCCGTCGGGTCCAGCCATATGTCGTACGAGGCGTTGTAGACGGCGCCGTCGACGAAGCCGTACGAGATGCTGGACGGCGCCGCGGAGACGGTGTCGAGCCGGACGGGGAGGGCCGTGCCCGGTGAACAGTTCGTGTAGTGGCAGCCGTTGAAGACCGACGGGTACGACTTCGGCGCCCCGTTGGTCGGTGCCGAGCCGTCGGCCTGCGTGACCCGGAAGCCGGTGTCGGTGGCCGTGACGCACTGGGTGGCGGTGGAGCCCCAGCGGTTGTTCTGGACGACGTACCTGCCCTGGATCGTCGTCGTTCCGAAGGGTTCGCAGATCGTGGTGTCCGCCTGGGCGGGCGCGGCGGCTGTCACCAGGGACGACACGAGGGCGAAGGCCGCTAAGACCGCGCCCAGGGCCGCCAAGAGGCCGCGCGGGGCGCGGGCCTGGGGCCGTAACGTTCGCATGGGGGCCTCTCCGGGAGGGTGTGGGGGGAGGGAGGGGGCCGGTGCGGGAGCGCTCCCAACTCCCCACTGATGGGAGCGCTCCCACTTACCGGTTGATGGGACTGTAGAAGCGGTTCATGTTCCTGACAAGACTGTGCGCGGCAGAGTTGTCGAACGAATCTCGAAGCCGCAGGTCGGAGGGGTCCCGCTCCGGGAGCGCTCCCGGCGGCCCGGTTGCTCAGGCGGAGTCCCGGACTACCAGCTCGGTACGGAGGATGACGTGCCGCCAGGCGACCGGGGCGTCCTCCATCTCCTCCAGCAGCAGCCGCACCATCGTGCGGCCGATCTCCTCCAGCGGCTGCCGGACGGTCGTCAGCGGCGGGTCCGTGGGCCGGGCCGGGTGGAAGTCGTCGAAGCCGATCACGGCGACGTCCTGCGGCACCCGTCGGCCCGCGGCGCGCAGCGCGTTGAGCGCCCCGGCGGCCAGCGTGTCCGAGGCGGCGAAGACCGCGTCCAGGTCCGGGTGCCGGGCCAGCAGCTCGGTCATCGCCCGGTGCCCGCTCTCCTCGGTGAAGTCGCTCCCCTCGACGACCAGCGACGCCCCCGCAGCCACGCCCGCCGGCTCCAGCGCCTCCCGGTAGCCGCGCAGTCGGCACTGGGCGACGTACATGTCGAGCGGACCGCTGATGGCCCCGATCCTGCGCCGGCCGGCGTCCAGCAGATACGTCACCGCGCCGCGCGCACCGCCCGCGTTGTCCGCGTCGACGTAGGTGACGCACTCCTCGCCGGAACGCCGCCCCAGCATGACGGTGGGCAGTCCCGCGTCGGCGAGCATGTCGGGCAGCGGATCCTCGGCGTGCACGGACATGAGCAGCACCCCGTCGACCCGGCCGCCGCGCGCGTACTCCACGAAACGCCGCCGCTCGGTGTCCGTGCGGACCAGGGTGAGCAGCAGCTGGAACGGGGTGTCGGTGAGGGCGTCGCCGACGGCGTGGACGATCTCCGTGAAGAACGGCTCCCCGAACAACCGCCAGTCCGGCTCCGTCATCACCAGCGCGACGGCGTCCGCACGGTGGCCGGCGAGCGAACGGGCCGCGAGATTCGGCACGTAGCCCAGCTCGGCGATGGCCCGCTGCACGGCGCGGCGCGTCGAGTCGCGCACGCCGGCCGCGTTGTTGACGACCCTTGAGACGGTGCCTCGCCCCACGCCTGCGCGGGCGGCCACCTCCTCCAGCGTCGGCGTACCCGGACGCTGCCTGCCCATGTCCGCCCGCCTTCCCCCACGAGATCGTCCGATACTACGGTGACCCGCCGGGCCGCCTGCGCGCCGGGACGGCGGATCACGGAGAGGTGAGGCCGGGGAGCCTCGCGCCCCACGCGGCGGCACACAGGGCACGGTCCACCTCCTCGGTGTAGACGGCCGCGCCCAGCCACGCGCGGGCGAAGCGCCCGGTGTCGGCCGGGAGCAGCCGGCCGAAGGGGTCGCGCGCC includes:
- a CDS encoding MFS transporter, whose product is MPSTSVDHPAVPAAEPAPAPGAAGRLRSNPWLTLLAVAFGLFMVQLDGSVVAIANPEIGSDLHASTAQLQWVTNAYLLALAATLILGGKLGDRFGRRTYYLVGVAGFTLASIAIGLAGSIEGVVAFRALQGAFGGLLMPNTLGLLRSVFPPKKFGMAVGIWAMVSAVATALGPIVGGLLVEHVDWESVFYVNAPIGVAAIAFGALVLPQSRNAAGRERFDIPGLVLLALGLLAVVFGVVKGETWGWTSAGTLGAVAAGLLLLLVFGRYETRVEHPLLPMRLFRSRALTIGAIVTALNFFVMLGVIFFVMLYLQNVRGFTPVEAGVRTLPLSLASLVASPLGAALTQRFGPRLTMPLGMLLQAASCFGMLTWQTDSAYATIWPPFIALGLGVGMVMAASSDAIVGNAPVRDGGVAGGLQATTLQIGGALGTSVLVSLISAKVGATLTGELTGAGVPPAVAHGLQEARDAVAMGVAPVSGEMPAGLRAAVVEGSGQAFMNGVHVAVVVTGVLCVLGAALAAAGLRPPRPRHAEAP
- a CDS encoding luciferase domain-containing protein — protein: MTPAQRAFERLQAWPDLSAGPASCGTGRALCSVRDEIVHFHSDRDVDLHLTHRAIQRFRYDLGGSTAIRLVPGSRWVTVHLDCDADVDLLLSLVSIALKAHQSRPPADLAPGPPGPTALSAPPGCNFHRVTVLPRAAAGEA
- a CDS encoding lytic polysaccharide monooxygenase auxiliary activity family 9 protein — translated: MVRRTRLLTLAAVLATLLGSLGVTLLLGQGRAEAHGVAMMPGSRTYLCQLDAKTGTGALDPTNPACQAALDQSGATALYNWFAVLDSNAGGRGAGYVPDGTLCSAGDRSPYDFSAYNAARSDWPRTHLTSGATIPVEYSNWAAHPGDFRVYLTKPGWSPTSELGWDDLELIQTVTNPPQQGSPGTDGGHYYWDLALPSGRSGDALIFMQWVRSDSQENFFSCSDVVFDGGNGEVTGIRGSGSTPDPTPTPTDPTTPPTHTGSCMAVYSVENSWSGGFQGSVEVMNHGTEPLNGWAVQWQPGGGTTLGGVWNGSLTSGSDGTVTVRNVDHNRVVPPDGSVTFGFTATSTGNDFPVDSIGCVAP
- a CDS encoding GH12 family glycosyl hydrolase domain-containing protein is translated as MRTLRPQARAPRGLLAALGAVLAAFALVSSLVTAAAPAQADTTICEPFGTTTIQGRYVVQNNRWGSTATQCVTATDTGFRVTQADGSAPTNGAPKSYPSVFNGCHYTNCSPGTALPVRLDTVSAAPSSISYGFVDGAVYNASYDIWLDPTARTDGVNQTEIMIWFNRVGPIQPIGSPVGTASVGGRTWEVWSGGNGSNDVLSFVAPSAISGWSFDVMDFVRATVARGLAENDWYLTSVQAGFEPWQNGAGLAVNSFSSTVETGTPGGTDPGDPGGPSACAVSYGTNVWQDGFTADVTVTNTGTAPVDGWQLAFTLPSGQRITNAWNASLTPSSGSVTATGASHNARIAPGGSLSFGFQGTYGGAFAEPTGFRLNGTACTTV
- a CDS encoding LacI family DNA-binding transcriptional regulator, whose translation is MGRQRPGTPTLEEVAARAGVGRGTVSRVVNNAAGVRDSTRRAVQRAIAELGYVPNLAARSLAGHRADAVALVMTEPDWRLFGEPFFTEIVHAVGDALTDTPFQLLLTLVRTDTERRRFVEYARGGRVDGVLLMSVHAEDPLPDMLADAGLPTVMLGRRSGEECVTYVDADNAGGARGAVTYLLDAGRRRIGAISGPLDMYVAQCRLRGYREALEPAGVAAGASLVVEGSDFTEESGHRAMTELLARHPDLDAVFAASDTLAAGALNALRAAGRRVPQDVAVIGFDDFHPARPTDPPLTTVRQPLEEIGRTMVRLLLEEMEDAPVAWRHVILRTELVVRDSA